The following coding sequences are from one Hydra vulgaris chromosome 04, alternate assembly HydraT2T_AEP window:
- the LOC136079408 gene encoding TNF receptor-associated factor 5-like encodes MNSVKNLQEILARQIADYKDILHKQKEDDQEIKNLNEKNAKLQQTFEETNKEMLELKNLVYDNMTMLTNEEDIQNLNQEIIKLNQIVEENSTEFLVLKKSIQQAKEIKVIQHIFKDTQIIKLDQMNLRLLSDEAFYSQPVYASEAIYFQFLRGDLDDALKWPFTKKVICTLRNKEKFFAHTIASEGYIQNSNESSFNKPTEEYNIAVGLPTFILHEELKYFIINNNLFITITIQ; translated from the exons ATGAATAGTGTCAAAAATCTTCAAGAAATTCTTGCCAGACAAATTGCtgattataaagatattttacaCAAGCAAAAAGAAGAcgatcaagaaattaaaaatctaaacgaAAAGAATGCTAAATTACAACAAACCTTCGAAGAAACCAACAAAGAAATGctagaattaaaaaatcttgtatatGACAACATGACCATGTTAACAAATGAAGAAGATATACAAAATCTCaatcaagaaataataaaactcAATCAAATCGTAGAAGAAAACAGCACAGAATtcttagtattaaaaaaatcaattcaacaagccaaagaaataaaagtaataCAACACATCTTTAAAGACACCCAAATTATCAAACTCGATCAAATGAATCTCAGACTACTGTCAGATGAAGCATTTTATTCACAACCAGTTTACGCATCAGAAG CCATTTACTTTCAATTTTTGAGAGGAGACCTTGATGATGCTTTAAAATGGCCTTTTACCAAAAAAGTCATTTGTACCTTGAGAAACAAAGAGAAATTTTTTGCTCACACTATCGCTAGTGAAGGttatattcaaaattcaaaCGAAAGTTCTTTTAATAAACCTACAGAAGAATATAATATTGCAGTTGGATTACCTACTTTTATTTTACACGAAGaactaaaatactttattattaataataatctatttattacaattactaTTCAATag